In the Brachionichthys hirsutus isolate HB-005 chromosome 13, CSIRO-AGI_Bhir_v1, whole genome shotgun sequence genome, CTTTCAGCCCAAAGTACCTGGAGAGTGGCCCAACGGAGGTGAGTGGCCTGAACACAAATATTATCATCTATTATCTTATTGAGTACATTGTTGTTACGTTTTGTTGAACCTTTATGTTTGTgccttattttgtattttttttaaacagtactgtaaaaaaatgtatgtgcttaaataataaaaatgcaaaagaaaaagcctgTCATTGTGTGTGATGAGGTCAGCTTGCTAAACATCCATATGAATAATCATATAGTGGATGTGCTGTGCTTGAACAGGAAGGGTAGACTTCACACAACACACTAAGAAAATATATAGACAATTAAGTGTTCGTCAACAATATTCAGGGCTTCAACAGCTACGTTTTAACTAACCACTATTCCTGTGGTGGGAGCCTCTCTGTGATAGTTCATTCAACCTGATGATACTAATTTGCCTCTCTACAGGAACAAATGGAAATGGAAGCACAGCCGTCCGTAGTGTGAATGCAATGTGCAAAAGTTATGATCGCAATCAAGTTACAAGTAACTGGTCTAATAGTTACAAAGTGTGACTAATGTCAAACTGAACTTTGATCATTAGTGGTGCATTTGATTACCTACCAGTTTAATTTatgattgacaaaaaaaaaatgattaaagaAGAGTGTCTTGTGCAAacacatttcctggaaattgtATTATTAATTACTTCATAGTTTTAGACTATTTTAGACACAAGGGAGGGATAGAAGGAGTCATTAGCCTGTCTATACATAAGACAATTCtaatctgacaaaaaaaagaaatacagttgTGGACTATGTGAAATGAAACATGTAATCCTGTCCGGAAATCTGAGTTCAGGATCCTGGATCCTGTCCTGAAAGGATTCAGATATTTCATCACTGGGgaacaacatgtttttgtttgttttttactctgaGCTAAATTAGTTaatcaattgtttttttttaacataaacCCAAAGTACCTGTAAGCATTGACCTCTCTGATTGAAAACACAATGGTTTTGGTCTTGTCATCATTACGTTTTACATGATTGCTGCAGATATGAGATTAATCTTGACTCTGCtcctcatcatcgtcttttctgATGCAGCGAAGAATAAAGTAATTTTTGAAAGAGGCAGAATCCCACTGATCTCACCTAATAAATGTATACAACACTTGGAGCCATCAAGGCAAAATATACCTGTGTCCCAAAGGAAGCAGCAGAAATTCACCATACAATGAATGGATGACTCCGATCAGCCAGGATGGATCTGGCTCCCTTTAAAGCCCTGGCCTGGTACAGCTCCTGCAGGTCGACCAGGGGAACACCTGCAATCTTACTGCACAAGGTCGCTATTCAGTGGACACGCTTCATGTGCTTCACAGCCAGCGAACCGCGCCAGCAGATACAAGATTAGGTTAAAACAGcttcaataaaacaagaataaaactACCGTAAAAGACCTCTTGACATTAAAAACTATGGATCTTCAGATGAAAGTACAATCTCTGGCGAGCCTTCTTACAGACAGCATTGTGAGGCTCAAAGCAAAGTGTGCTGTCTAAAATGGTACCAGATCCATCTCCTGGTTATGCATCGTGATGGGGGAGATGACCGAAGGGGTCCTCAATCGATGGCCATCTTAGTTTTAGCAACATTAATAGTTAAAAATTATGACTCTCACCAATACataaaattaatatatttcatGCTATTTATATGTCAAATCACAATCTGTTTTATGgtcctctgtttgtttgtatttatatatttccgAGACTGATGTTCTAATCtaagtcttttttttacccCTATTAGGCCTGCTGTAGTTAAATTTAtatcttctctctctttcagtttGAGGGACTCCAGTAGTCATCAGAGGTACCGCAGTAATACACCATTAACAGAACTAAAGGTACGCAATCAGACTCGTCTCTTTCCCTTCcccattaactctttgagtgccactgacgtctaaagacgttctTTGAAACTCAAACATTCACCtgccctgacattgaaatctgcctgttttaaacggccaataactccaaaACACaccttttttctgatgaaagaagagactttaatctgtCATTTGGTAGGTTTGATGTGTGCATAGTCAtggtaaagaatattctgtgggcttggaaaatcggaacaaatgcgcgaaaactggggcatatagctgagcttaaaatggctggcactcaatgagttaattatAAAcaagcagcttcttcttcttcattcttccagcaacccaaccttcccCAACCTGTTATAAACAAATAGCTTATAGTGTTTTCATGACATCTTCAGTGACATAGTCATATGCTAAGCCTGAACCAACACCAATGTTAATAACAAGTGAATAACATAAGCTAGTTGTAATAACGAAACTGTCAGGCCTGCGTAGATGAGCTGCAGATGACACTTTATACTGCCACTTAACACATAACGCATAATTAAACACATCAGGAATCTGTTATTGTGGATACATTACTAATAAAACTTTACACTGTTGCGGCTCCCCAACTCGGAAACAAACTCTTAACGCAGCATCACTAAAACGTGCCTTTTTAACATTAGCATTAAAAGCCAACGAGCCTTTGCACGCCTCACGCAGAACTGTCAGAACGCCCTCGTGAGATGAGAAGTTTAGCCTGCGCCCGTGTTTACAAGCCAAGCACGAGCCagtattttgtatttctatTGGCTGATGTGTGGGTCAGTTCGTTTTGTCTGTCAGAGTGGCACTGCACATTTTTAATGCATGCAATATGTATTAGAGAATATCGCTGCTTGATGGCCCCCAAAAAAGGTCTAAACCCACCGATGATCTGTTTTTGATCAGATCATTCAGAGTGGATGCAAATAATAGGTCTGAACCGGGCCTCCATTAAAACTACACAGTACCTTTTATCATCCTCCTGAGAATTGATTTTATCCTCAATGGACTACACAACTACTACGTCATTATCAACCTCACTGTCATGTGGCAATATGATTATCTCAGGTTCTCAAAGTGCAAGGTGGACATTCAAACAATCTCAGCCGAGGCTCTCGGAAAGAAAGGAGAAGGGAAAACTGAATGGGATAACTTATATTGATGTTTCCATTTTGTGTGAGTGAACAGTGAAGCAATGCCTTTTAAATCCCCCGACGTGTGTCTTGTAAATGTATATCCTTGATGGGACTgtaactgaaaaataaaacagatgacCTTGTTAATCTGGACTGTAGCAATAAAGTAAAGCATCATAAACCTGTTCCACAATCGCTGATTAGCAAACACTAAAACCTCATTGTGCGATCCAACAACGACAGCGTAACGCTTCAGCGGGGTCGCCATGAGATTGATACTTCCTAACCCAGGACTGGATGACAGAATCCTTTCGTACGAGGACCTGGAGAGGATGGAGGTAGAGAAGGCAGATAGCAGGCCGAAATGGGACAACAAATCCCAGTACATCCTGACCTGTGTGGGCTTCTGCATTGGCATTGGAGCTGTGTGGAGATTCCCTTACTTGTGTCAATCTCATGGAGGAGGTAAGCTCAGATGAAAATAACCTtttacttcattcattttaataaattgCACATGAACTCTCAATTCTTGACTGCAATGAAAGCAGTGGAAAAGGCAAAGGCAAAGGCATGTGATGAGGActtgggacaggttagctaggcAAAGGGGCATGGCTGGGAAGGATGTACATCAGGTAACGGTGACGAAGGGCTAGTGATGAGAGTGTGTTGAGAAGGTGGGAGGAGTACTACAAGGAGCTGATGAACAAGGAAAATAAGAGCGGAGGATGTTGAAATTATAGATTGCGTGATTAATTAGCAAGGATGGAGTGAGGACAGAgttaaagaagaggaagagtggCACGGCTTTTGGTCCAGAGCCAGACGACATACCTGTGGAGTTATGGAAATGTTTGGATGACATGGCAGTAGGCTTTCTGACTCAATCGTTTCAGTCAATCCTGAAAAGTGAGAAGTTGCCAGAGGCGTGTAGGAAAATCTGGAGAATTGGAAAAGGTTTCACGAGACTGGGGGGCGGACCTGGAGGTGGTAGAGCCGAGGACCAGAATGGTCAGGATTAAGAATAAGTATCTTAAATTGAGAGCACATGTTGGACAGTTTGGTAGGAAAGTGAGAGACGAGGTGAAAATGGTTTGGACATGGTGTGTAGGAGAGATGATACCTGTGTTGGGGAAAGGATGCTGAAGAAAGAGCTGCcagggaagaagagaaaaggcaGACCAGTGTGGAGGTTTATGGatgcagtgagggaggacatacAGGTGACTGGTGTGAGGAAGGAGGACACAGGGAACAAAGGGCATTGGAAGAAGATGATCTGCTGTGGCAATCTCTAATAGGGCAATGTCAAAAGGAGAATATCTTGTTAAACTGCACCGCTACTGCCAGTTCTTGAATGAGTTCATGAATTTTTGTGTAGCTAACCTCCTCAATACCCGTTTGGTATTtttttcgtttttcttttttaacatctTTGGATTTTCTTAAAGGGACTAGATGAGTCATAGAGATGCAGAGTTAGTGGTCACTGCTAATATTGTGTATCTGAACTGTGAACTTTCTCAAACATTCACCAGTCTTTGTGTATATATCTGTAACAGTTCGCTCTGCTTCCAATGTGGGCTCTCGCTGATGCGCAGAAGGTAACGGTTGGTAAATGTTGGTaaagtcaacaacaaaaaaacatacacTTTAAAGCATCCTTCAGTCCAAACACAAACATAGGTGCTTTACAGCATGGCATGGCTCTCCAGTCTGACAGACTTGTGCAAGTCTTTCCATTGGTCTAGTGCATTATTGCAATATGTGAAAGTCAATCACTACAACACAAAACGCCTGTTATAATCACGTCATTCCTAACCCTGCTTCCCTGAACTGATCGCACGCGCTCTGTCTGTTGCTATTGAACACTAACCAAACCACTGCATTGCTCCTTAGATTGGTATCCCTCTCTTATGGCACTAAGTAGTCGACCCCCTCATCCCTACTGAGATGAAATTACCCTCAGAACAAATCAGTTTACTATGTGTGTAaagttaagtgtgtgtgtgcgtccagaAGGCCTGCTTCACCCTCTCAAATGCCAGCTTGGACCACTGAACCGGATCTGAGGCGCCTTTCTTCGGGTCAGTGGGTGGGCTGGTCAAGTAGGCGAAGCTGGACATGAACCACCAATAGCAGCCAAATAGAAGCCCACATAGAGTCCAAGAGTCCTCTAACCCGTTTTTCCGTCTTGGGCCAGGGATTGGCTGCAATAGCTGCCGTGTTATCTATTAGAAGATCCTCCTTGTATCCCAGATACTGCAACTCTCTCCATGAAACTGCACTTTTTTTCCAGTTAGCCGTGAGTCCAGCCTACCTACAAACCTTACGGAGTATGAAAGGATGCTTTTTCTTTAGACTTAGGAGATGGGGGAATCAGCCTGCAGTGTTCCAgtgttgtaaaaaaacaacaacaacaacaacacatggtTCCAATTGGTCCAAGATCCTTCTGACTTTTGGTCATCAAGCCCTCTGTTTCCTggaaacggaggaggaggatgcaggatGATTTCCCCTCCTGCATTGGAAATCTATCCTGGGACTCAGGGAGCATCTCAGGGAGCATCTATCTGCATCTTAATTTGCTGTCCTTGAAGGTGATCCAACCCAGGTTCACCAGCCTATTAGTAAATTGTGGCGATAGACGTGGGTTGCGCTCGTGTTGGTGAAACTCCTGCTGGGAAGGCAGGCTGGTTCTCCTTTCTCTAACCATCTGCAAATTTGGGATCAGTAAATTTGGTACCCAACATGCCAATGGTTCCTACTTGTCTGGGCTGATGCCTCGGTACAAGTTTACCTTTGATTATTCCTGTTACTGGATTAGCTCTGGTAAAATGTTTGATTAAAGTCAGAATTGTTTCCCTTCGTCTCCTAACCCTTTGGGATCATGTTCCGCAAATTGCATCACTCTGTCTTGCATGGTGGTAATTTTGTCTTTGAAATCCAAATgtttcccaaaaaaaaaagacttttgctAACTTTGTCAGAAATCACTCACAATTAGACAGCTCGAAAACTCTGTTGTTTCAccatctacaaaaaaaaatcactgctcAGAATACGAAGAATATAAAGCTATTTAAAAACTCAGCTGTCTACAATCAACATAAACGGCCCAGGGTTTCAGCACAAGGAGACATGCAGCAACCATTTAGCAAAACGTGCTGAACCGCATGAAAAGCAGCAGATGGCTTGGCACAACTCAAACTATACCACAAAAAACATGATAGGAATCAGACCTCTGAGAATGAAAACATCTCTTGGATGTgttacataatatatataataaaaaagcaGACTTTGAAAGATCAACTTAGTTATCTACAAAATCCTAGAAATAAGGTAATTTTATGTCACTATCACTAATTCTTTAtttatatgtactgtatgtgcattTGCATgcgtttgtatgtgtgtgtgtttgtatgagcAAAGTCTTTCTTGGgtaaaacattttcatatgTAGGATGCTGAAATAATTGATTGTCATGAATGCAACAACGTGGGTGTATAATTGTGCTACTCGTCACACGTTTTCCAGGTGCCTTCCTGATTCCCTACCTGATCCTGCTGGTGCTGGAAGGActgcctctcctgctgctggagtTTGCCATTGGTCAGCGTCTCAGGAAAGGCAGTGTGGGTGCGTGGACAGCCATTAGCCCTTATCTGACTGGGGTCGGTATGTGAAATGAGCTCGAGCaagtagaataaaaaaaacaattaaagaccCCTGCTAATTTGCTATTTGTGCAATTTTACCTTTGGTGGCGCTGTCCCTCAGGTATAGCCTCCATGCTGGTTTCCTTAATTATTGGGCTGTACTACAACACCTTAATAGCCTGGATCCTGTGGTACCTCTTCAACTCGTTTCAAAGCCCTCTACCTTGGACCCAGTGTCCTCTCAATGACAATGGAACAGgtatctgaacacacacacattatcaaCCCGTGCTTCCACACGAACATCAAACTGCTCTGTTTCAATCAGCGCCGTGTGTCGCCTTCAGGGTTTGTGCCGGAGTGTCAGCAGAGCTCCACTGTGGATTACTACTTTTACAGAGTGACTCTGAATAGTTCAGCCTCTATTGCCGACTCTGGAGGGATCCACTGGCCTATAGTGGCCTGTCTGTTTGGTGCCTGGTTTTTAATCGGTCTCTGTTACATACGGGGAATCAGCACATCAGGAAAGGtttgttgaacttttttttttacatttttggataACTCAGctaagtacagtaataccttgacatacgagtatgatttgttcctggactgagctcgtaactcaaatcgctcgtatgtcaaatacatttttcccatgtTGGACAGTACAAGACACTTTAtaccgtaattgtaccttaTACTTACATACAcctagacataatagttctgcctttggaaggctttgttttCTTGGTatcatccttctgtttgaggattgtacatatcgtcaaTGTTCTCCGCTCATACTGGCGTGCTACATCGCTTACGCGGACGCCACGGTCATGTTGATCGATTATttaatgcttcatctccatcgtcatcacgcgtcttttcttgtcactgccattcttaccactcgctttctttggacccgccgcttataaggaatactcacagataaaGGCAATAATGAAAACACAACGGGGGAATACctggtgaatacctgaactCGACCATTCAGCGCAAGCATCTGGAAGTTTCTCTAGACTAGatactcgcatctcaaagcaaaatgttgcCTGCAGACTGGCTCGTAACTCAGAACTCTCATATGTCGAGGTATTCCTGTAACTTACATCAAGAATTGCCaggggacatttttttttttatgaaagacagaaacaacatATTAATTTGAGAGACTTTTCTTATAAACAAAGATTAAAATCGTCTCTGCACaattttttgtttcattcatcCTTCATTAAAGGCAGGATAAATTTTTTTAACACATTCCTGACTGTTCAAGTTGATTTTGCGCTTGTCTTGTCTCGACCTCAGGCCGTGTACGTCACGGCCATCCTGCCTTACATCGTGCTCGCCATCTTCCTGATCAGAGGGCTGACTCTCAAAGGCTCCCTGAATGGAATCAAGTATCTCTTCACACCACAGGTGTGCTTTTGTTGTCGCTAAATATAGGATGAAATTCATAACCCAGATGAAGCGTTGTCTCTTCTCTTGCAGGTCAAAGAGCTGATTAATCCAACGACTTGGCTGGATGCAGGTGCCCATGTCTTTTATGCCTTTAGCATAGCATGGGGAGGCCTCATTTCCTTCTCAAGCTACAACCCTATTCAGTAAGAAGCAGCATATTTATTGAAGTTCTATTGCAGCATTCTCTCACAAGACAATGGCAACGCTTCCCCTGACTTGTGTTCCTGAAACATCCGTTTCTTCTCAAAGCAACAACTGCATGCAGGACGCCGTGTTTCTGACTGTCGTGACTGGCCTCACCTCGATCTACACCGCGACGGTCACCTACTCCATCATTGGCTTCAGGGCCACAGAGAAATACGACAACTGCAACAGCATGTGAGTAGCAGCAAGTTCTACGTTTGAAAGATTAGCAGTCACTGCCAAAAGGCACCGATTCAATCACAAGATTatgtaagaaaaataaattatgttgttAAGAGGGAAActgtattttcaaatatttacaattcCAATCACTTGAAATAGATCACATTTACAATATTCCCCGCAGGAACATCCTGGCATTATCAAATGCATTTGAGCTCGCTGAAGGCAGCATCACGACGAGCAACTACGACGAAGCCCTTCAACATTTCAACAGCTCGCATCCAGATCTCGTTCTTGGGTTAGGCATCAAAGCGTGTGACGTGCAGACGTTTCTCAGCGAGGTGACTTTTGATTTCCCGGGTTTGGACTGTGTTTCGCGCTCGCTTGCAATGTGACGGATGCGGTTTTTTTGCAGGGTGTGGAGGGAACAGGTCTGGCTTTCATTGTGTTCACAGAAGCCATCACAAAGCTGCCGGGTTCTGTAGCCTGGTctatcctcttcttcatcatgcTTCTCTGCTTGGGAATCTCAACTTTGTTTGGTAACATTGAGGGAGTGGTGGTTCCACTGAAAGACCTGAAAATATTACCAAATCATTGGCCCCAAGAAGCCCTAACCGGTAGTGTGTTTTATACATGGAGCTATCCTGGATAGGATTCCACATTGACTGAttgcctgatttgtttttgtgcatgtgtgtgtgtgtctcaggtgtgACGTGTCTTGTTGCTTTCATCATCtccatcctgtttgctcagCATTCAGGTCTTTATTGGGTCACTCTCTTTGACAACTTTGGTGGATCAGTTCCGCTTCTGACCATCGGATTGATGGAGATGATCGCTGTTGTCTACATCTATGGCATCGACAGGTTCGTGCATGAAGCTTAAAAGAATGACGTGCAATCTGCACTTCCTGAGCTAAAGCTATGCGTGCATGGTTTGGATTTCATTAACTAGGAAACACAATGCTGCTATTTATccgatttatttgctgcagtaaGAATATTTTTATACATGGAAACTATAGCAGCATTTCCATCAACATTCTTCTTGTCTTTTCAAATGCTTTTCACCATTTAGTGCCATCCagctcattgttttgtttttgataacTTTGATAAAAATGGGTTTGATACTAATTTAGTCATTCATTGTCAGATGCGTCGTATAGCCATGGGCTACACCAAATATTGCAGTAGTATGGGTTCTGCACAGCaagtttaaatacatttacacaatCTAATTAAATGCTTCTTGCGTGGCAGGTTCAACAAGGACATCGAGTTCATGATCGGACATAAGCCTTCCATCTTGTGGCAGATTTCATGGAGGTTCCTCAGtcctcttctggttctgattatATTGGTTTTCTACCTGGTGACACAAACCCAAATAGAGCTCACCTATTTAGTCTGGGATCCCAGCTCTGTAAGTTCAGAagcttgtttcatttttattttgttttattctaaaCATACATCAAGGCAAATTATCTAAGTTAACAATGTGCTTTAAACATTTCTGAGTAACGCTGCAGGATGTCAAAGTGACAAATCAGTGTTTTTTGCGGTTTCCAGGAAGATTTCCCAGCGATGGCGTCAGTGCCGTACCCTGCCTGGGTCTACGTGGTCATCTTTCTCTTGGCGGGGGTTCCCACTCTGATAATACCCCTGTACGCCCTGTG is a window encoding:
- the LOC137902813 gene encoding sodium-dependent neutral amino acid transporter B(0)AT1-like gives rise to the protein MRLILPNPGLDDRILSYEDLERMEVEKADSRPKWDNKSQYILTCVGFCIGIGAVWRFPYLCQSHGGGAFLIPYLILLVLEGLPLLLLEFAIGQRLRKGSVGAWTAISPYLTGVGIASMLVSLIIGLYYNTLIAWILWYLFNSFQSPLPWTQCPLNDNGTGFVPECQQSSTVDYYFYRVTLNSSASIADSGGIHWPIVACLFGAWFLIGLCYIRGISTSGKAVYVTAILPYIVLAIFLIRGLTLKGSLNGIKYLFTPQVKELINPTTWLDAGAHVFYAFSIAWGGLISFSSYNPIHNNCMQDAVFLTVVTGLTSIYTATVTYSIIGFRATEKYDNCNSMNILALSNAFELAEGSITTSNYDEALQHFNSSHPDLVLGLGIKACDVQTFLSEGVEGTGLAFIVFTEAITKLPGSVAWSILFFIMLLCLGISTLFGNIEGVVVPLKDLKILPNHWPQEALTGVTCLVAFIISILFAQHSGLYWVTLFDNFGGSVPLLTIGLMEMIAVVYIYGIDRFNKDIEFMIGHKPSILWQISWRFLSPLLVLIILVFYLVTQTQIELTYLVWDPSSEDFPAMASVPYPAWVYVVIFLLAGVPTLIIPLYALCRLVYVSYKKKMVSRQKDTLLS